One Nocardia iowensis DNA window includes the following coding sequences:
- a CDS encoding ABC transporter substrate-binding protein produces MRTRRELLQVALVGPLAAACAPDLLLGNPGVVRIGVSWSGSELAAFRAVLARLGYDNRRVDVVPLGDEIETAFTAGGRSAPDIVMLPRAGRVRELAEQRKLRPVAETLWKDELGWRYPDVWRQLLWHNEKPYGVPFKAADKSLVWYDRQLVERYGLGDPGRWTIADWVKSMEVLAETPVRLLALGAADGWVLTDVFENALLAQSPPFYGEVAAARDDRAWDDAAVRAAFGHLGALWGRRHAFPGGVAAALTRQFPDAVREVFEHRRAVMVVEPDFAEPIVRAAVRRSGRRTQDVVGVAGFPAVDQQKVPPRIVGGDVMVVTESATDRAMELVAALATPAAPLPWIEDYGGFIAPNLRTNARYSELLAPSADTLWEHSAFDLSDRIGAVGGRNGLWRILTDFLTTIGDGATERLDDATDHAIAALDAVDRRRR; encoded by the coding sequence ATGCGAACCAGGCGGGAACTGCTGCAAGTGGCCCTGGTGGGGCCGCTTGCCGCCGCCTGTGCCCCGGATCTGCTGCTCGGCAACCCCGGTGTGGTCCGAATCGGCGTGTCCTGGAGCGGATCCGAACTGGCGGCGTTCCGCGCGGTGCTCGCTCGCCTCGGCTACGACAACCGGCGGGTGGATGTCGTTCCGCTGGGCGACGAGATCGAGACCGCGTTCACCGCGGGTGGCCGTTCGGCACCCGATATCGTGATGCTGCCGCGGGCGGGCCGGGTGCGCGAGCTTGCCGAACAGCGCAAGCTGCGGCCGGTCGCCGAGACACTGTGGAAAGACGAGCTCGGCTGGCGCTATCCGGATGTCTGGCGGCAATTGTTGTGGCACAACGAAAAACCGTACGGAGTGCCGTTCAAGGCGGCGGACAAGTCGCTGGTCTGGTACGACCGGCAACTCGTCGAGCGGTACGGCCTCGGTGACCCGGGCCGGTGGACCATCGCCGACTGGGTGAAAAGCATGGAAGTGCTCGCCGAAACCCCGGTCAGGCTGCTCGCCTTGGGCGCGGCGGACGGCTGGGTATTGACCGACGTGTTCGAGAACGCGCTGCTCGCCCAGTCACCCCCGTTCTACGGCGAGGTGGCGGCCGCACGCGACGATCGGGCCTGGGATGACGCGGCCGTGCGGGCCGCCTTCGGTCACCTCGGTGCGCTGTGGGGACGTCGGCACGCGTTTCCCGGTGGCGTCGCCGCCGCGCTGACCCGCCAGTTCCCGGACGCGGTGCGCGAGGTATTCGAGCACCGGCGGGCGGTGATGGTCGTCGAGCCGGACTTCGCCGAGCCGATCGTGCGCGCCGCCGTGCGCCGGTCCGGACGGCGCACGCAGGACGTCGTCGGTGTCGCCGGGTTCCCGGCAGTCGATCAGCAGAAAGTTCCGCCGCGCATTGTCGGCGGTGACGTAATGGTGGTGACCGAGTCGGCGACCGATCGCGCCATGGAATTGGTTGCGGCACTTGCCACCCCGGCGGCGCCGCTGCCGTGGATCGAAGACTACGGCGGCTTCATCGCCCCGAATCTGCGGACGAACGCGCGGTATTCGGAACTGCTCGCACCGTCGGCGGACACGCTGTGGGAGCACAGCGCGTTCGATCTGTCCGATCGAATCGGTGCGGTCGGTGGTCGAAATGGGCTGTGGCGCATACTGACCGACTTCCTCACCACCATCGGGGACGGGGCGACCGAACGGCTGGACGACGCGACCGACCACGCGATCGCCGCCCTCGACGCGGTGGATCGGCGGCGGCGATGA
- a CDS encoding SPFH domain-containing protein, whose translation MTVLIVAAVLVLLVVVVVFKSIALVPQAEAAVIERLGRYSRTVSGQLTFLVPFADRIRAKVDLRERVVSFPPQPVITEDNLTLNIDTVVYFQVTSPQAAVYEISNYIAAVEQLTVTTLRNVVGGMTLEQTLTSRDQINSQLRGTLDEATGRWGLRVARVELKSIDPPASIQESMEKQMKADREKRAMILTAEGTRESQIKMAEGAKQAQVLSAEGAKQSAILEAEGERQSRILRAQGERAASYLQAQGQAKAIEKVFAAIKNGKPTPELLAYQYMQTLPMVARGDANKVWLVPSDFGKALEGFATSFGSKGEDGVFRYEPPAADSEPAKVEDDSDVADWFDTAPDPAIERAVRDAEATARTPVEGLMTPPPTLPRQSSPHQSVLPAQEKAFPPPQEEAPEQQQPPQQQQPPYRPDDPHGRPWQPPENFSK comes from the coding sequence ATGACTGTACTGATCGTTGCCGCTGTGCTCGTGCTGCTGGTCGTGGTGGTGGTCTTCAAGTCGATCGCGCTGGTACCGCAGGCGGAGGCGGCGGTGATCGAGCGGCTCGGGCGGTATTCGCGCACCGTCTCCGGTCAGCTGACATTCCTCGTCCCGTTCGCCGACCGCATCCGCGCCAAGGTGGATCTGCGCGAGCGGGTAGTGTCCTTCCCGCCGCAGCCGGTGATCACCGAGGACAACCTGACGCTGAACATCGACACCGTGGTGTATTTCCAGGTCACCAGCCCGCAGGCGGCGGTCTACGAGATCAGCAACTACATCGCCGCGGTCGAGCAGCTCACCGTTACCACGCTGCGCAACGTGGTCGGCGGCATGACCCTGGAACAGACGCTGACCTCGCGTGACCAGATCAACAGCCAACTGCGCGGCACGCTGGACGAGGCGACCGGCCGCTGGGGTCTGCGGGTGGCGCGGGTCGAGCTGAAGAGCATCGATCCGCCCGCGTCGATCCAGGAGTCGATGGAAAAGCAGATGAAGGCCGATCGCGAGAAGCGCGCGATGATCCTCACCGCGGAGGGCACTCGCGAATCGCAGATCAAGATGGCCGAAGGTGCCAAGCAGGCGCAGGTGCTGTCCGCCGAGGGCGCCAAGCAATCGGCGATTTTGGAGGCCGAAGGTGAGCGGCAGAGCCGTATCCTGCGCGCCCAAGGTGAGCGGGCCGCCTCGTATCTGCAGGCGCAGGGCCAGGCCAAGGCCATCGAAAAGGTCTTCGCCGCAATCAAGAACGGCAAGCCGACGCCGGAACTGCTTGCCTACCAATACATGCAGACGTTGCCGATGGTCGCCCGCGGTGACGCCAACAAAGTGTGGCTGGTGCCGAGCGATTTCGGTAAGGCCCTGGAGGGCTTCGCCACCAGCTTCGGCAGCAAGGGCGAGGACGGTGTCTTCCGCTACGAACCGCCCGCCGCCGACAGCGAACCGGCCAAGGTGGAGGACGACTCCGACGTGGCGGACTGGTTCGATACCGCTCCTGACCCCGCCATCGAACGTGCGGTCCGCGACGCCGAAGCGACCGCCCGCACGCCGGTGGAAGGCTTGATGACCCCACCGCCCACCTTGCCACGCCAGTCGTCGCCGCATCAGTCGGTGTTACCCGCGCAGGAGAAGGCTTTCCCGCCGCCGCAGGAGGAGGCACCGGAGCAGCAGCAACCTCCGCAGCAACAACAACCGCCCTACCGCCCCGACGACCCGCACGGACGGCCGTGGCAGCCGCCGGAGAACTTCTCGAAGTAA
- a CDS encoding NfeD family protein: MAAIVWLVAGILLAAAEMLTGDLTLLMLGAAALGTAGISAVAGTSIVLDAIVFGVLTLVLFLGVRPLLRRRFGTPPPIPTNVDALQGKSALVLEQVAEHSGQVKLDGEVWTARPMDDSEVYEPGTKVYVMRIEGATAVVWKGP; the protein is encoded by the coding sequence GTGGCCGCAATAGTTTGGCTGGTCGCGGGCATCTTGCTCGCGGCGGCGGAGATGCTCACCGGGGACCTCACACTGCTGATGCTCGGTGCCGCCGCGCTCGGTACCGCGGGCATCAGTGCCGTCGCGGGTACCTCGATCGTGCTGGACGCGATTGTTTTCGGGGTGCTGACGCTGGTGTTGTTTCTCGGTGTGCGCCCGCTGCTGCGGCGCCGCTTCGGAACTCCGCCGCCGATCCCGACGAACGTGGATGCCTTGCAGGGTAAGTCCGCGTTGGTGCTCGAGCAGGTCGCCGAGCACTCCGGCCAGGTGAAGCTGGATGGCGAGGTCTGGACCGCGCGGCCGATGGACGACTCCGAGGTGTATGAACCGGGAACGAAGGTGTATGTGATGAGGATCGAAGGCGCGACCGCCGTCGTTTGGAAGGGGCCGTAA
- a CDS encoding DUF3097 domain-containing protein codes for MNGHDSYGGDIFTGHSRAKKRAVPRVTAERDLVVEDAASGFCGAVVGFDRSYDGEFVKLEDARGAVRLFALREAAFLIDGEPVTLIRPTAATPKKETRSASGSTRVDGLRARVARTSRIWVEGVHDAALVERVWGHDLRVEGVVVEHLAGLDNLAERLADFAPGPGRRVGVLVDHLVTGSKETQLTTGLGPNVLVTGHPFIDVWQAVRPAAVGISAWPQVPRGEDWKTGVCDRLGWGTPQDGWRRVYGAVESFRDLEAPLIGAVERLIDFVTEPR; via the coding sequence GTGAACGGGCATGACAGCTATGGCGGCGACATCTTCACCGGACACTCCCGGGCGAAAAAGCGGGCGGTACCGCGCGTGACGGCCGAACGCGACCTCGTGGTCGAGGACGCGGCCAGCGGATTCTGCGGCGCCGTCGTGGGTTTCGATCGCAGTTACGACGGCGAGTTCGTGAAACTGGAGGACGCGCGCGGGGCGGTGCGACTGTTCGCGCTGCGCGAGGCCGCGTTCCTCATCGACGGCGAACCGGTGACGCTGATCCGGCCGACGGCCGCCACCCCGAAGAAGGAAACTCGTTCCGCGTCCGGCTCGACCCGGGTCGACGGTCTACGCGCCCGGGTCGCGCGGACCAGCCGGATCTGGGTGGAGGGCGTGCACGATGCCGCACTGGTCGAGCGGGTCTGGGGGCACGACCTTCGGGTCGAGGGCGTGGTCGTCGAACATCTGGCGGGCTTGGACAATCTGGCCGAGCGGCTCGCCGATTTCGCGCCGGGGCCCGGCCGTCGCGTCGGCGTGCTGGTCGACCATCTGGTCACCGGATCCAAGGAGACGCAGCTCACCACCGGGCTCGGCCCGAATGTCCTGGTCACCGGTCATCCGTTCATCGACGTCTGGCAGGCGGTGCGCCCGGCGGCCGTCGGAATCTCCGCCTGGCCGCAGGTACCGCGCGGCGAGGACTGGAAGACCGGCGTTTGCGACCGGCTGGGCTGGGGCACCCCGCAGGACGGCTGGCGGCGGGTGTACGGCGCGGTCGAATCCTTCCGCGACTTGGAGGCGCCGCTCATCGGGGCGGTCGAACGCCTCATCGACTTCGTGACCGAACCGCGATAG
- a CDS encoding trypsin-like serine protease has translation MNTPSTDQFDSGAPLLVDVELVGRTSWGKDAARPNFPGVHTKLSAVMF, from the coding sequence CTGAATACCCCGAGCACCGACCAATTCGACAGCGGCGCTCCACTTCTCGTCGACGTCGAATTGGTCGGCCGCACCTCGTGGGGCAAAGACGCTGCCCGCCCCAACTTTCCGGGTGTTCATACCAAGCTGTCCGCCGTCATGTTCTGA
- a CDS encoding ferrochelatase gives MVRAADALLLLSFGGPERPEDVMPFLENVTRGRGVPRERLEAVAEHYLHFGGVSPINALNRDIIAAVEAELAGAGIDLPVYFGNRNWDPMVEDTVARMAADGVHSALVFPTSAWGGYSGCLQYHEDIARARSAFGDGAPDLVKLRQYFDHPLLIEAFADAIRAARQALPADRRDDARLVFTAHSIPLSADTSAGPPADGGHLYSRQVAEAARLAAAATGFTDYDVVWQSRSGPPQVPWLEPDIVDHLDDLAAKNVEAVVICPVGFVSDHLEVIWDLDNEATEKAAELGMAFARAATPGTDPRFARLVVELITEHLADLEPRRLGEVPGYGCTLNGTPCAVGCCAPPRRVAAEK, from the coding sequence GTGGTTCGGGCTGCCGACGCACTTCTGCTGCTGTCCTTCGGCGGTCCGGAACGCCCCGAGGACGTGATGCCATTCCTGGAGAACGTCACTCGGGGTCGGGGAGTGCCGCGCGAACGCCTCGAGGCGGTCGCCGAGCACTACCTGCACTTCGGCGGCGTCTCGCCGATCAACGCGCTCAACCGGGACATCATCGCGGCGGTCGAGGCCGAATTGGCCGGTGCCGGAATCGATCTGCCGGTGTACTTCGGTAACCGGAATTGGGATCCGATGGTGGAGGATACCGTCGCGCGGATGGCCGCCGACGGTGTCCACTCCGCCCTGGTGTTCCCCACCTCGGCGTGGGGCGGCTACTCCGGGTGCCTGCAGTACCACGAGGACATCGCAAGGGCCCGTTCCGCTTTCGGCGACGGCGCACCGGACCTGGTGAAGCTGCGCCAGTACTTCGACCACCCCCTGTTGATCGAGGCCTTCGCCGACGCCATTCGGGCCGCCCGGCAAGCACTTCCGGCCGACCGTCGCGACGACGCCCGCCTCGTCTTCACCGCACACTCCATCCCGCTCTCCGCCGACACCAGCGCGGGCCCGCCCGCCGACGGCGGGCACCTGTACAGCCGTCAGGTCGCCGAGGCCGCCCGATTGGCCGCCGCGGCAACCGGTTTCACCGATTACGACGTCGTTTGGCAGTCTCGTTCCGGCCCACCGCAGGTGCCCTGGCTCGAGCCCGACATCGTCGACCACCTCGACGACCTCGCCGCCAAGAATGTCGAGGCCGTCGTCATCTGTCCCGTCGGCTTCGTCTCCGACCACCTCGAGGTGATCTGGGATCTGGACAACGAAGCGACGGAAAAAGCCGCCGAACTCGGCATGGCATTCGCCCGCGCCGCCACCCCCGGCACCGATCCTCGCTTCGCCCGGTTGGTCGTCGAACTCATCACCGAGCACCTCGCCGACCTCGAACCGCGCCGCCTCGGCGAGGTCCCGGGCTATGGCTGCACGCTCAACGGCACGCCGTGCGCCGTCGGTTGCTGTGCGCCGCCGCGGCGGGTCGCCGCCGAAAAGTGA
- the inhA gene encoding NADH-dependent enoyl-ACP reductase InhA: MGGLLEGKTILVTGIITDSSIAFHAAAVAQEQGAKVIITGIPERLRLIDRIAKRLPQEVPPAIPLDVTNEENLGELADKVRELAPEGVDGVLHSIAFAPRTLMGPEARPFLDGPGPDAAKAFEISAWSYASLARAVLPVMNERGSIVGMDFDPRTAMPYYNWMGVAKAALESVNRYVAREVGAAKKIRSNLIAAGPIKTLAAKAIAGTATDDAAKLNQLNEYWDGASPIGWDVDDPTVVAKSIVALLSDWLPGTTASIIYVDGGASHNTWFPEGMSIN; this comes from the coding sequence ATGGGCGGACTGCTCGAAGGCAAGACCATTCTGGTCACCGGCATCATCACCGACTCGTCGATCGCGTTCCACGCGGCCGCTGTCGCGCAGGAGCAGGGCGCGAAGGTGATCATCACCGGCATTCCGGAGCGGCTGCGGCTGATCGACCGGATCGCCAAGCGGCTGCCGCAAGAGGTCCCCCCGGCCATCCCGCTCGACGTCACCAACGAGGAAAACCTCGGTGAGCTCGCCGACAAGGTGCGCGAACTGGCGCCAGAGGGCGTCGACGGCGTGCTGCACTCGATCGCGTTCGCGCCGCGCACGCTGATGGGTCCGGAGGCGCGTCCGTTCCTCGACGGTCCCGGCCCCGACGCGGCCAAGGCGTTCGAGATTTCCGCCTGGAGCTACGCGTCGCTGGCCCGCGCCGTGCTGCCGGTGATGAACGAGCGTGGCTCGATCGTCGGCATGGACTTCGACCCGCGCACCGCGATGCCGTACTACAACTGGATGGGTGTGGCCAAGGCCGCGCTCGAGTCGGTCAACCGATACGTGGCGCGAGAAGTGGGCGCCGCCAAGAAGATTCGCTCGAACCTGATCGCCGCGGGCCCGATCAAGACGCTGGCCGCCAAGGCCATCGCGGGCACCGCGACCGACGACGCCGCCAAGCTCAACCAGCTCAACGAGTACTGGGACGGCGCGTCGCCGATCGGCTGGGATGTCGACGACCCGACGGTGGTCGCCAAGTCGATCGTCGCACTGCTGTCGGATTGGCTGCCCGGTACGACGGCGTCGATCATCTACGTCGACGGCGGGGCGAGCCACAACACCTGGTTCCCCGAGGGCATGTCGATCAACTGA
- the fabG1 gene encoding 3-oxoacyl-ACP reductase FabG1, which yields MSNITSRSVLVTGGNRGIGLAVAQRLVADGHKVAVTHRGSGAPDGMLGVKCDVTDSESVDRAFAEVEEKQGAVEVLVANAGIVDNTLLMRMSEEQFTRVIDANLTGAFRCAKRANRSMLRAKFGRIIFLGSVVGLKGGPGQVNYAASKAGLVGMARSITMEIGSRNITANVVAPGFIETDMTREEVTEEMRELVLKYGIPAKRMGQPEEVAAAISFLASDDAGYISGAVIPVDGGLGMGH from the coding sequence ATGTCGAACATCACATCCCGGTCCGTCCTGGTGACCGGCGGTAACCGTGGCATCGGTCTCGCAGTCGCACAACGCTTAGTCGCCGACGGTCACAAAGTGGCCGTCACGCATCGCGGTTCGGGCGCGCCGGACGGCATGCTCGGCGTGAAATGCGATGTGACGGACTCGGAGTCGGTGGACCGCGCGTTCGCCGAGGTCGAGGAGAAGCAAGGTGCGGTCGAGGTGCTCGTCGCCAACGCGGGCATCGTCGACAACACGCTGCTCATGCGGATGAGTGAAGAGCAGTTCACCCGAGTCATCGACGCCAATCTCACCGGCGCTTTCCGCTGTGCCAAGCGGGCCAACCGGTCGATGCTGCGCGCGAAATTCGGCCGCATCATCTTCCTCGGCTCGGTGGTCGGCCTCAAGGGCGGACCCGGGCAGGTCAACTACGCCGCCTCCAAGGCGGGCCTGGTCGGTATGGCGCGTTCGATCACCATGGAGATCGGTTCCCGCAACATCACCGCCAATGTCGTCGCGCCCGGCTTCATCGAAACCGACATGACGCGCGAAGAGGTCACCGAGGAAATGCGCGAGCTGGTGCTGAAGTACGGCATTCCGGCGAAGCGGATGGGCCAGCCGGAGGAGGTCGCCGCGGCGATCAGCTTCCTGGCCTCCGACGACGCGGGCTACATCTCCGGCGCCGTCATCCCGGTCGACGGCGGCCTCGGCATGGGCCACTAG
- a CDS encoding molybdopterin-dependent oxidoreductase, with product MTLPPGQRAVDGFPRFGTHLHHPPPPVPADPVIELGGAMTEGVTLSLTELAELPRRELRADFHCVAGWSATDLLWEGVAFETVYRTRVEPLLATGASISHVVFEGLDGHRSIVLLEDARAEDVLIADRLDGRPLDSDHGAPVRLVSPGQYGFVSTKHLCRIEFHTAEPPDPERWSPLAAHRRARVWQEERHRYLPGRLVRPFYRALIGPIRKLSARGSRKR from the coding sequence GTGACACTTCCCCCTGGCCAACGCGCCGTCGACGGATTCCCCCGGTTCGGCACCCATCTCCACCACCCACCTCCGCCTGTCCCCGCCGACCCGGTGATCGAGCTCGGCGGCGCCATGACCGAGGGCGTCACCCTGTCCTTGACCGAGCTCGCAGAGCTGCCGCGGCGAGAGCTCCGAGCCGACTTCCACTGTGTCGCCGGATGGTCGGCAACCGACCTGCTGTGGGAAGGAGTCGCGTTCGAGACCGTCTACCGCACGCGGGTCGAGCCATTGCTCGCGACGGGTGCGTCGATCAGCCATGTCGTCTTCGAAGGTCTCGACGGCCACCGGTCGATCGTGTTGCTCGAGGACGCCCGCGCCGAGGATGTGCTGATCGCAGACCGGCTCGACGGGCGACCGCTCGACAGCGACCACGGCGCTCCGGTGCGGCTGGTCAGCCCCGGCCAGTACGGCTTCGTCAGCACGAAGCACCTGTGCCGCATCGAATTCCATACCGCCGAACCGCCGGATCCGGAGCGCTGGTCGCCGCTCGCGGCGCACCGCAGGGCGCGGGTCTGGCAGGAGGAACGGCACCGCTATCTACCCGGCCGGTTGGTGCGGCCCTTCTACCGGGCGCTCATCGGGCCGATCCGCAAGCTGAGTGCCCGCGGCAGCCGCAAACGGTAG